Proteins co-encoded in one Papaver somniferum cultivar HN1 chromosome 5, ASM357369v1, whole genome shotgun sequence genomic window:
- the LOC113279375 gene encoding uncharacterized protein LOC113279375, with protein MYGLMDKVVSEQQVAFIKGRYIQEQIILTSEMINELDVKRRGDNVGLKLDITQAYDSLSWEFLFEAMRKFGFSESCVKWLHQFFVSARIYFLVDGGHVGFFPVSRGLRQGDLLSPILFFIAEDVLSRSLRKMRNLQKIMKLLRDYQESSGQVINQVKSKVFVGGVTDLRRQQIDAEFQMPLSNFPNKYLGVMLHPGRVKTSTVWGFVEMLQNRLASWIGKLLAFKDRITLIKSILCSIPIYNMSVYKWVSVMKTCERIIRNFLWTWNPYDRKCVILKWDKTCSPMEEGGLGIRRMEMVNKSLSRKLFGKMQSSEAEWDKYMRAKFTNINGEWITGYKKSSVWPGLNWVMGEVHQHTRWIPGTGERIYVWRDNWVKDKSLYELFPDDDYILQNKDMKVSNLIVEGEWLIPQRMLHYFRVEELPVISRSEDKMIWSGTMSGTFTVSSAAELIRNHYNKFVCDEIFKAQSSVVKEVWILFASITMMEIWFLRNRIVLDEEKVDSVGLKQRIKQLTKDYSIRMTRYMWDCNYDYQVLRNFDLGRRPTKIQRIIEVKFKLPEENQVLICYDGASRRNPGLAGYGFVYRSSSGEFIYAESTGIGIASNFLAEIMEVIGSAEWAVQNGKLNIIICSNSYVVVQAYMTGKLPWFFQVRWERIRSSLNNVQVDHNVREINFIDDSFAKRGAGLERVYARGINISPILLQ; from the exons ATGTATGGATTGATGGATAAAGTAGTATCAGAACAACAAGTTGCTTTTATCAAGGGGAGATACATTCAAGAACAAATAATATTAACTTCTGAAATGATTAATGAATTGGATGtcaaaaggagaggggataatgTTGGCTTAAAACTTGATATTACACAAGCTTATGACTCCCTCAGTTGGGAAtttctttttgaagcaatgaggaaGTTTGGTTTTTCTGAAAGTTGTGTTAAATGGTTACATCAATTTTTTGTTTCAGCAAGAATATATTTCCTTGTTGATGGAGGTCATGTTGGTTTTTTCCCAGTAAGTAGAGGGTTGAGACAAGGTGACCTATTGTCACCAATTCTTTTTTTCATAGCTGAGGATGTTTTAAGCAGAAGTTTAAGGAAAATG agaaatctgcaaaaGATTATGAAGTTACTGAGAGATTATCAAGAATCTTCAGGTCAAGTTATTAACCAAGTAAAGAGTAAAGTTTTTGTTGGTGGTGTTACTGATTTGAGAAGACAACAAATAGATGCAGAGTTTCAAATGCCACTGTCTAATTTCCCAAACAAGTATCTTGGAGTAATGTTACATCCAGGGAGAGTAAAAACAAGTACAGTTTGGGGATTTGTGGAGATGCTACAAAACAGATTAGCTAGCTGGATTGGGAAACTACTAGCTTTTAAGGATAGAATTACACTTATAAAATCTATATTATGTAGTATCCCAATTTACAACATGTCAGTTTATAAGTGGGTGAGTGTGATGAAGACTTGTGAAAGAATAATCAGAAACTTTCTTTGGACATGGAATCCTTATGATAGAAAATGTGTTATATTGAAATGGGATAAAACTTGTTCTCCTATGGAGGAAGGTGGGTTGGGTATAAGGAGAATGGAAATGGTGAATAAATCTCTTTCAAGGAAACTGTTTGGGAAAATGCAAAGTTCTGAGGCAGAATGGGATAAGTATATGAGAGCAAAATTTACAAATATTAATGGTGAATGGATAACTGGTTACAAAAAATCTTCAGTGTGGCCTGGATTGAATTGGGTAATGGGAGAAGTACACCAACATACAAGATGGATTCCAGGGACAGGTGAGAGGATATATGTTTGGAGAGATAACTGGGTGAAAGATAAATCTTTATATGAACTATTTCCAGATGATGACTACATTTTACAAAATAAGGATATGAAGGTTTCAAATTTAATTGTTGAAGGAGAGTGGCTTATTCCTCAAAGAATGTTACATTACTTCAGGGTAGAAGAGTTACCAGTTATTTCAAGAAGTGAAGATAAAATGATTTGGTCTGGTACAATGTCAGGCACATTCACAGTCAGCTCTGCTGCTGAACTAATAAGGAATCACTATAATAAATTTGT ATGTGATGAAATTTTCAAAGCACAAAGTAGTGTTGTGAAAGAAGTATGGATATTGTTTGCATCTATCACAATGATGGAAATTTGGTTCTTAAGGAATAGAATTGTTCTTGATGAAGAGAAAGTGGATAGTGTCGGTTTAAAACAGAGAATAAAACAGTTAACAAAAGACTATTCAATAAGAATGACAAGGTACATGTGGGACTGTAACTATGATTATCAGGTACTCAGGAAttttgatttgggaagaagaccTACAAAAATTCAAAGAATTATAGAGGTGAAATTTAAACTTCCTGaggaaaaccaagtgttgatatgcTATGATGGTGCTTCCAGAAGAAATCCTGGTTTAGCAGGTTATGGTTTTGTTTACAGAAGTAGTAGTGGTGAATTTATATATGCTGAATCAACAGGTATAGGAATTGCTAGTAACTTCTTAGCTGAGATCATGGAAGTTATAGGTTCTGCAGAATGGGCTGTGCAGAATGGAAAACTGAACATCATTATTTGCTCAAACTCATATGTTGTTGTTCAAGCTTACATGACAGGCAAGTTACCATGGTTTTTTCAGGTGAGATGGGAAAGAATAAGAAGCTCATTAAATAATGTACAGGTGGATCACAATGTTAGAGAAATAAATTTTATAGATGATTCATTTGCTAAAAGAGGAGCAGGCCTGGAGAGGGTGTATGCCAGAGGTATCAACATAAGCCCAATTTTATTACAATAA